In Candidatus Krumholzibacteriia bacterium, the sequence CGTCCGGACGGACGGATCGCGCTCGCTCGCTGTTGGGCGACGACGCCGCCCGTGTGGCCGTCCTCGCCCAGCCCTTCGTCGCCTTCGACCGCTGGTGCACGCTGGAGCTCGACGCCGAGGGATACGAACTCGAAGGATGGATCTTCGAGGACGACGGCGCACCCCGTCGCTGGCGGGAGGGGGGCGGGCGGGGAGACCGGATCGTCGGGATCGCACGCCGGGCGGCGCGGGCGGCGTCGATCGACCACGCCCTGCTCGAGATCGGAACCCGTGCCGACGACGTGTGGGTCCTGCAGATCCGGCCCGCGCCGGGTCGGAGACCGCGCCATGACGAACCCCGGATCGAGGCGCCGGCCGATCTTCCCGGCCTCGGAGCACGGGTCGCCCCCGGGGACGCCGACGTCGACTGGGTGTGGGATCGGGAGCACTCGCCCCTTCCCCTGTGCCCGCTGCTCGCCACCGTCTTCGGGCGATGGATCGACGCGCTCGAAGGCGCCTATCCGAGCCGCCTGATCCAGGGGCGCTGGCACGACCGGCCCCGGGATCGGGAGGCCACGCGCGAGGACCCGGACATGGTCGAGGCGCTGTTGTCGAGCTGGCGCACGGCACTCGACGCGCTTCCCCGCGCGATCGATCGCGTGGACACCGCGATCGCCGCTCTCGACGGAGGCGTCGAGACCTGGCGGGAATTCGTGTCGCGCTGGCTCGACGTGCAGGCGCTGTACTTCGACGTGCCCTCGGGCCGCCTCCGCCGCTGGGCCCACCGGCTCGAGCAGCGCCAGGGGATCGACCTGCGGCCTCGCCCGGGGACCACCGTCGCCGCACAGCGGGCCGCCACCTGGCGCGCGCTGGGACGGCGCATCCTCGAACGTGAAGACGTCGGGGCGGAGACCGCCCGGGGTCTGCGCTCCTGGATCGAAGCCCACGGCGACGACCCCCTCGCTCGTGAGATCCGCGCCGCCCTCGACGACGCCGGCCATCTGTGCGCCCTGCCCTACGACGGCCGTGGCGTACCCTGGGAAGAGGATCCCGCGCCCTTCCTCCGGGCCCTGCTGCGCCACGCGAAGTCCCCGGTCGCCGGGCCCGAACGCCATGAAGACGACGACCGGGCGACCGCCCTCGCCCGGGACGTGGTCACACTGGCCGAGGACGACGACGACCTGCTCCTGCGCACATACCTGCGCTGGCGCCGGGCGCTCACCGCGGTCGCACCGACCACCCCGGCAGCCGGCGCGCCGGACCCGTTGCTCGACCTGATCGTCGACGATCTCGAGCACTGGATGCGCGAACGCGACGAGACCGCCTTCCGCGGGGCCCTCGACCGCGGGCGTGCTCTCGCCGCACACTGGCGCGGCGCGATCGACGACGGCGCAGCGAGCGGTCTGGTGGGCCGCCCCGCCGCCCCCGGCCGCGCCGAGGGAACGGTGGTCCGGGCCGCTCACCTCGGCGACGTCGAACCCGACCGCCCCGACACGATCGCCGTGGTGTCGACCGTGCTGCCGGCGGACGCGTCGATCGTCCCCTTCCTGGCCGGGCTCGTGTGCGAGAGCGGCGATGTCCTCGGCCACGCCTCGATCCTGGCCCGCGAAGCCGCGATTCCCTGCGTGGTGGACGTCGGGGACGCGCGGCGTCGGCTCGCCCGCGCCGACCGCGTGGTGGTCGACGGCGACAGCGGCCGTGTGATCGTCACCTCCTGAGACGTCTTGTCGCCCACGGGCGCGCGGCCTACGATCGTCGCCCCGCGATCCGGTCGTGTCGGACGACCCTTCCCTCGGCTTCCGGAGTGGTATCCATGTCGCGCTTTCCACGTGTCGGTCTCGCCCTGATCACTCTCGTGCTCGTCGCGAGCACCTCCCCGGCCCAGGCGCAGACGCGTTTCAGCGTCGAGGCCGGTCCGCTCGTCCCCTTCTCGGACTTCGCCGACGCGGTCGACGCGAGTGCGTGGATCGGAGCGCGGGCCGAGTACCAGCCCATGAACTCGCTCGGCCAGGTCGCCGAACTTGCCTTCGTGGTGCAGACCGGCTACGCAGATCTCGAACTCGACACCGATCTCGACGCGAGTGCTTCGCTGTGGGCGCTGGGCGCCGGCGTGCGCGTGTACTCCATGGCCCTGCCCTTCTTCCTGCACGGCGGCATCGAGTACATGTCGACCGATCTGGACTTCGGGCCGATCGACGCCTCGACCGACGGCTTCGGTCCGACCTTCGGGGCGGGGCTGAACTTCGGACTCGGTGGCGTCTTCGTCGAGGTCGAGGGGCGGCTGCACCTCGGCGTGGGAGCCGACGACGAAGAGATCGACCCTCGCTTCACGACCCTCACCGCTGCGCTCGGTCTGCCGTTCTAGGAGACGTCCCATGATCCGGTTCTCGACGCTCGCACTCCTGCTCCTGGCCGGTGGGCTCGCCCACGGTGCCGCTGACGTCGTGTTCGTGGGCGGCACCATCCACACGCTCGCCGGAGAACGACCCTCGACGGTCGAGGCCCTGGCGATCGGGGACGGCACCGTCGTCGCGGCCGGCGACCGAACGACGGTGGAGGCTCACGTGGGCGACGCCACCCGAGTGGTCGACCTGGCGGGCCGTACCGTGATCCCCGGGCTGGTCGACGCCCACGCACACCTGAGCGGTCTGGGCGCGGCCCTGGCCCGGGTCGACCTGCGGGGAGCCCGCTCGGCCGAGGAGTGCGTCGACCGGGCCCGGGCCGTGCACGGCGAACTGCCCGACGGCGCGTGGCTACTCGGCCGGGGCTGGGATCAGAACGGCTGGGACGGACAGGCCTTTCCCGACCGGTCGCTGCTCGACGAGGCCTTCGGCGACCGGCCGGTGCGCTTCACCCGCATCGACGGCCATGCCTCGTGGGTCAACACCGCGGCGCTGCGCCGTGCCGGCATCGACCGCGACACTCCGGATCCCGAAGGCGGGGAGATCGAGCGCGATCCGGCCACGGGCCGGGCCACGGGGATCCTGATCGACGCCGCCGAGTCGCTCGTCGGAGCCGCGATCCCCGAGCCCGACGCCGCCGAGATCGAACGGCGCTACCGCCGCGCGGTGCAGTCCTGCGTGGAACTGGGCATCACCGGCGTCCACGACATGGGCGTGTCGCTCGAGGAACTCGAGGTCCTGCGCCGCGGTGAGCGCGAGGGGTGGCTCGACCTGCGCATGGTCGTCTACCTCGGCGGCGATCAGATCCTCGCCGCGTACGAGGGCGGGCGCGCGGGACTCGAGCCCTCGTCGCGCGTACGCGTCGAGGGCGTGAAGCTGTACGCCGACGGGGCACTGGGCAGCCGGGGCGCCGCGCTGCTCGAGGACTACTCCGATCGTCCGGGGCACCGCGGGCTGTTGATCCAGGAGCCCGCCGTACTGCAGCAGAGAATCGAGCGGGTCTTCGCCCGCGACCTCGGCCTGGCCGTGCACGCGATCGGCGACCGCGCGAATCGCATCGTGCTCGACCGGATCGTCGCCGCGCACACCGCGCTGACCGAGCGCCGTGTCGACGTGGCACCACTTCCCTCCCTGAACGCGCGCATCGAGCACGCGCAGATCGTCCACCCCGACGACCTGCACCGCTTCGCCCGGCACGGGATCCTGCCCAGCATGCAGCCCACGCACTGCACCAGCGACATGCCGTGGGCCCCCGATCGTCTCGGCCAGGAACGTCTCGAGGGCGCCTATGCCTGGCGTACCCTGCGCGAGCTGGGGTGCATCATCCCCCTGGGCAGCGACTTCCCGGTCGAGGAGGCCTCGCCCTTGCTGGGACTGCACGCGGCCGTGACGCGGCAGACGCCCGACGGACATCCGCCGGACGGCTGGTCGCCCGATCAGAGCCTGACGCCGCTCGAGGCCCTGCTCGGTTTCACGGTCTGGCCCGCGCGGGCGATCGATGCCGAGGCATGGGGAACCCTCGCGGTGGGTTCACGCGCCGACCTCGTCGTGGTCGACCGCGACCCGCTCTCGGTCGACGCATCCCGACTGCTCGACACCACGGTGCAGATGACCATGGTCGACGGCGAAATCGTCTTCGAACGCTGAGTCAGCTCTCGGCCGGCGCGTGCAGCGCGTCGACCAGGGCGCGCAACCGCAGGTACATACCGCGCTCGACCTCGACGAGTGCGCGGTCGCCTTCCATGTAGAACCACGCGCCCTCTTCGTCGGGACGCCAACCGAACTGCAGGGTGATCTCGCCGTCGGGCCATCGGATGTCGACGCTCGCAGTCTTCTCCGAGAGCATGACGGCAGGGGGCCGCCCCTCGGACACGAAGACCGTGCTTCCGGGCTGCATCTCCTCGATCCCGCGGGCCACGTTCCGCGCGGCGTTCTCGCGGTAGGACGACGTGGGGACCTGGCCGTCCTCGGTCAGCAGCACCCACTCGCGGTCCCCTCGCCGGATCTCGGCCCAACGGCCCGAGCCGTCGTCCACCCGGAAGGCGATCGCGCGTTTGACGTTGCGGGGAATGGGATTGCGATCCTCCCACCCGCGGAGTCCACGGTCGAGCAGACCGACGAACGACGGCGTCAGCGCGAGCACGGTGTCCAGACCCTGCTTGCGGGCGAAGTACTGCTGCTCGTTCGCCTCGTTGCCGAACCACACGGTCGTCGTCCGGCCGGAACGATCGGTCACGCTGAGTTCGGCCCACGGACGGTCGAGGCCGTAGCCCGACCACTCGCGTTCGCCCAGGTCGTCGCGCAGGTACCCTGCGATGGTCTGCGTGGCCACGACCAATGCGATGTCGTCGAGCTCCCAGCGGCGCAGACGCGGCGGGGTTCCGGGCGGTCCCGACCACCACAGGCCGGTGGTCGTGTCCCGGGCGGCCACCCACCGACCGGCAGGACCCCGTCCCTCGAGACGAAGGATCGCCTCGTCGTCGACGTCGAACAACGAACGGCGGCGGAAACCGTGGTGGGCCGACCGCACGAGCTCGAGCACGTTGATGTCGGCCAGCTCGAGCGCAGAGGAGTCCTCGCGCCGGACGTAGCAGAACTCGCCGGTGACGACTTCGATGCCGACGGCCAGTCGACGGGACGCGCCGTCGGACGACGCCAGCACGAGTTCGGTGCGCGCGGGTTGTCCTACCTCGAGGCCGTAGCTCGCCCACGAAGCCTCGTCGAGCTCGGGATTGAGTTCGCGCTGCCGCACCTCGGTCGTGATCCGTTCGAGCACCGACGCGACGACACGATCCTCGGCCCGTTCCACGATGGGCTCGGTCAACCACCACCCCTCGTCGCGCCGGACCAGGGTCCAGCCGCCGCCCGTACGTTCGACCCGCAGCGTGTCCACGGCCGACGGGTCGACCGGCAACAGCAGGGCAGCCTCCTGCCGTGCCTCGAAGACCCGCTGTTCGCGTGGGATGTCGATCCCGAAGATCCACACGGCCAGAGCCAGAACGACCAGTGCGAGCAGGAAGGTCCATCGGTTCAGACCCATTGGCGTCTCCTCCACAGGGTCCACGCCCCGATTGCGAGGAAGACCAGCGGCACCACCATCAGCGCCGCGATGCGCAGGACCTCGACCTGGGCCGACGAGAGCACGACGGGATCGTTGAGGTCGGGACGCGGGGGCAGCGCGATCCGATTCTCCTGCTCGGTGAGCCACAGCACCGATGCCAGCAGGAGCTGGGTGTTCCCCTGGACACGCAGGTTCGCGTTGCCCGCGAAGTCGGTGTCGCCGATCACCACCATGCGCGCGTTCTCCGCCAGTTCCTGCTCGAGCTCCAGGCCGGCGGCGCGCAGGGTGTCGACGCGGGTCGTGTCCCGCACGTCGACGGCATCGCGCATCATCTCGAAGGTGGTGGCCATGGTCGACGAGATCTCTTCGGAACCGAAGAAGAAGCTGCGCAGATCGATCCGCACGGCGTAGGCCAGGGGCAGGGGGCCGGGACGATCGACCTCGGGATCGAACGCGATCCCGTCGACCTGTTCCTCCGGACCGCCGCGCTCGCTCCACGCCTCGGGTTGCGACTCCAGCAGCCGCACCGCGCGCACGCCCGACGGCACGGGTTGCACCACACGCAGGCTCCGCGCCAGGGGGAAGACCGCGGTGTAGGTGAAGTCGCGGGTGATCGGGTGCTCGGGATTGCCGCCCATCGCGATCGCGATGCGTCCGTCGCCCCCGCGGGTCAGGTTGATCTGCTCGTCGCTGGTGTCGACCACGAATCCGGGACCCGGCTCGATCCCGAACTCCGCGATCAGCGAATCGGTGCTGCTCGAGGCCAGGGGCTCGAGCGTGGCCAGCACCCGCCCCCCGCGCAGGACGTAGTCGGCGATCATGTCGGTCTCGGCCGTCGTCAGGTCCGACTCCGGTCCGGCCAGGACGAGCAACGAGGTGTCCTGGGGGATCCGTTCGACGGTCTGGGTCGCGAGGGTCCGCACGTCGAAGTTCTGCTCGACCAGGAGCTGCGCCGCCTGGCTCCAGCCCGCCGGAGATGTGTCCTCGAGCGACGCCTCACCGTGGCCGGTGACGAACAACACCAGCGGGCGCTCCGACGACAGCAGGCGCACGAGCCCCGCGGTGAGCTGGGCCTCGACGGGATCGACCATACGGATCCGCAGATCGCCCTGGGCGAGCACGACGGTTCCGTTGGCAGTGACGCCGTACTCCTCGGCCAGGTCGGGACGGCGGTCGGGATCCACGGTACGCAGGCTCAGCAGGGGTTGTTCCTCACGGTAGCGTCGCACGAGGTCGGCCAGGCGCGCTTCCTCCTGGGGCCGCTGCGCGTAGAACGAGACCACCTCGACCGGGCGATCGATCATCGCGAGGACCCGCAGCGACTGCGGCGACAGCGTGCGACGATCGCCCCGCGTGACGTCGACGCGCACCTCGTTGCGAGACACCGCGATGGTCCCGAGCACCACGAGCAGGCCCAGCAGGACCGAGGTCACGACGAATCCGATGCCGCGGCGCGCGCTCATCCCGCCACCCTCCGGGTCTGCCGCCAGCGACGCCGGCCCAGCGATCCGATCGCAAGGTGCAGGAAGAACACCACCGCGCCGACGAAGAACACCGTGCTCGACAGGCGCCATTCCCCGTGGGCGAAGTGTCCGACGTGGCCGGTGAAGTTCACCAGCCGTAGCACCGTGCCCCAGGGCGGATCGACCTCCACCCCCCAGTCTCCGATGACCACGAGGGTGAGCAGGATCACGAAGGTCGACGCGAAGGCGATCACCTGGTTCTCGGTCAGGGTGCTCATGGCCAGTCCCGCGGCCAGGACCATGATCGCGTACAGCCACAGACCGAGATGCCCCAGCAACGCCACCGGAACCTCGACCTGACCGAAGAAGGCGGTGGCCGCCGAGTGCAGCGCGGCAAGCAACACCATGGCCGTGACCACGAAGGTCGCCGCCAGGTACTTGCCCAGGACGATCTGGCTCTCGCTCAAGGGATAGGTCAGCAGCAGGTCGCTGGTACCGCTCTTCCACTCGTCGGCCATCTGACGCATCGTCAGCGCCGGCAGCAGGAGCATGAGGACGAAGGTGTCCCCCACGAGCAGCGGCTGCACCACCCGGTCGACCAACGTGAAGTCCTGCGCGGTGGTCCCGCTCAGTATGCGGAGCGAATTCGCCGAATAGCGTTCCATGAGCTGCACGAAGAAGAGCCCGTGCAGGAACAGGAAGATCGCCGTGACCGTCCACGCCACCGGCGACCGTACGAGCGCGCGGAGTTCGCGCAGGGTGACCGCCCAGGCGCCGGTCATGACGGGACCTCGACGCCCGGATCCGACCGGACCAACCGCAGGAAGACCTCTTCCAATCCCATGCGTTCGGGACGCACCTCGTGGACCGAGCAGCCGGCGGCGACCAGTTCGCGGACGGCGTCGGCTGCACCGGCATCTCCGGACTGGCGGACGCGCACCGAATCCGCGTCGGAATCCTCCACGTCGAGTCCTGCGATCGGGGCCAGCGCCTCCCGAGCGCGATCGACCGGGTCGACGACGATCCGCAGCAACGGGCGCTCGGACAGGGCCTCGCCCAGGCGCTCGGGGGTGTCTTCGGCGCGTCGCTCTCCGTGGTGCAGGATCAGGACGCGATCGCACAGGCGGCTGGCTTCGCTGAGCACGTGCGTGCTCAAGATCACCGCCTTGTCCGCGGCCAACGTTGCGACCCGCTCACGGATGTCGACGATCTGCGAGGGGTCGAGACCCACGGTGGGTTCGTCGAGCACCAGCGCCGGTGGATCGCCCACGAGTGCCTGGGCCAGGCCCGTCCGCTGCCGGTAGCCGCGGCTGCAGAAGCCGATCAACCGGTCCCGGACCTCCTCGAGTCCGCAGATCCCGATCACCCGTTCGATCTCGTCGTCGAGCTGCGCCGCCCGCACACCCTTGGCGCGAGCTGCGAAGCGCAGGAACTCGCGCACGCGCAGCTCGCGGTCGAGGGGCACGTGTTCGGGGAGGTAGCCCAGCAGGGCCCGCGCGGCGCGGCTGTCGTCGGCCAGATCGTGGCCGCCGATGCGGATGGTCCCCTCCGTGGGAGACAACAGGCCCACGATCGCGCGCATGGCGGTGCTCTTGCCGGCCCCGTTCGGACCGAGCAGTCCGAGCACCTCTCCGCGTCGCACGGTGAAGGAGAGATCGCGCACGGCCGTCAGCGGGCCGTAGCGGTGCGTGAGACCACGGACTTCGATCATGGGGCCGGGAACCGGGGACGAGGAGCGGTCAGTCGATCGTCCATCGTAACGCCGCCCCACCCCAGGTGAAGCCGGCGCCGAAGGTGGAGATCAACACCAGCGAACCGCGCTCCAATTTGCCCTCTTCCTGGGCAATGCACAAGCTCGTGGGAATGGTCGCCGCCGTCGTGTTGCCGAAGCGATCGATGGTCAGCATGACCTTTTCGGGCGCCAGCTTCGCTTTGCGGCGGGCGTACTCGATGATCCGGGCGTTCGCCTGGTGTGGGACGAAGAGGTCGACCTCTTCACCCGTCGCGCCGATCCGCTCGAGGATGTCGAGGGTCACCCGCGACATGCCGTCGACGGCGGCGCGGAAGACGTTCTGGCCGTCCTGGTAGATCGAGTGCTCGCGCGCCGCGACCGTCGCCTCCGAGGCCGGCTTCAGGCTGCCACCGGCCGGCATGTACAGGAATTCGCCGCCCTCGCCGTCGGCACCGATCTCGACGTCGAGCACACCCTCCTGCCCGGCGGGCATCCGCTCGAAGAGCGTGGCGCCGGCGCCGTCGCCGAAGAGCACGCAGGTGTTGCGGTCGGTCATGTCCATGATGGCGGTCATGACGTCGACGCCCACCACGAGGATCTTGTCGGCCGCCCCACTGCGGATCATGCTGTCGGCCACGCTCGCGGCGTAGACCCAGCCGCTGCACGCCGCGCTCAGGTCGAAGGCGAAGCAGTTCTTCGTGCCCAGCCTGCGCTGCAGCGAGCAGGCTCCGGGCGGGAAGATCATGTCGGGCGTGATCGTGGCCATGATGATGCCGTCGAGCTCGTCGGGCTCGACGCCGGCCATCTCCAGGGCCTGCCGAGCGGCGGGAGCGGCCAACTCGCTCGCTCCGGTTCCGGGATCGGAGAAGCGGCGCGCGTGGATTCCCGTGCGCTCGACGATCCAGTCGTGGTCGGTGTCGACGATCTTCTCGAGATCGTGGTTGGTGACCTCGCGCTCCGGGAAGTGCTTCCCGACTCCGGTGATGCCGGAATGGATCCGATCGGTCGTCGCCATCATGCGCCTTCCGTGGCGGTGCTCCGCGCTTGCTGGAGGTAGTCGTCGAGCCGGGCCAGCCCTTCGCGCAGCGCTTCGACGTCCCCGCCGAAACCGAGCCGGAACGCGCGCGCGTCGCCGAAGAACGCCCCCGGCGTGAGTTGTACGCCGTGGGTGCGGCGGAGGTCCTCGATCCAGAGTTCGGACCCGTCCTCATCACCGTCGAGGCCGAAGCCCAGGGGTCGCTGCACGCCGTGGCGCCGGGCGTGGGCCACGGCGGCACGGTGCGTCTCCTCGTCGAGACGCGGGAAGCAGATGATCCCCGTGGTGGGGAGGGGAGCGTCGATCCGCCCGCCCTGACGGGCCGACCACGCGTGGACGACGTCGCGTCCGCGCGCGGCGGATTCACGCGCTCGCTGCCACAGCACGTGGCGCTGGTCCCAGGCGCGATGGGCGAGCGCCTGGCTCGGCCCCGGGACGGCCACGGCCGCGTGGTCGGTGAGAGCGGCGGTCCGCTCGATCCAGTCGCGCGGCGCCGTGATCCCGCTGCAGCGAAGCGTCCCCAGACCCATGACCTTGGTGAAGCTGCGCACCGCGGCCACGTCTGCGAGCCGGGCCCGTGGCGATACGAGATCGGCGTCGAAGTCGGCGTAGACCTCGTCGGAGATCACGGCGCAGCTCGTGCGGTCCTGCAGGGTTTGCAGGGCCTCCAGATCGGCGTCGATCAGCGTGGCCCCGGTCGGATTGTGCGGATGGCTCAGCACCACGGCCGACGGATGCGCGGCGGCCAGGCGGTCGACGGCGCCGGGATCGAGGGCGAACGATGTCGCCCGGGGCCGCGGCCACGGGAGCACGTCGGCGCCCAGGGCCCGGGCGATCGCCCACAGCGGCTCGTAGGCCGGCTCCTCGACCACCACCGGTCCGGGACGCTCACCCAGACGCGCGGCCAGCAGCAAGAGGATCGAGAGATGCGTGCCCGGCTGCACCAGGACCTGCTCCGGCGGAACCTTCCATTCCTCGGCCAGCCGGAAGGTCAGGGGCGGATGATCACCCACCGGAAAGTGCAGTAGATCGGCCACGTTCACGTGGCCGAGGAGCGCCGGGTCGGGAGGGGCCATGCCGCTCGCCGTCAGCGCGATCTCCGGAAACGGAGGCTCGGCCTGCGAGCGCGCCCAGCGCAGATAGGGGATGTCGGGCCAGCGGATCATGCGGCGCACTCTAGCACCGGGGCGCAGGCCCCGCGAGTCCGGATCGTCGCCCTCACGGAGAGGCTACCACCCGGTGAAAAGCAGTAGCGGGACGGCCGAATCGCCGCCCCGCCACAGACATCCTCATCCCCCTGTTGTGAGGATGCAGCGACACCATAACACGACCCCCCGCCCGGGGAAGACCCCCGGATCGCGGTTTACGCCGAGTTGACAATTCGGCAACGCGGGTCTTCGAACCCACGCCCGGCGGCCGGCCGGCGGGGATCCCGCGAGGGGGCACCGCGAAGAAAAGGCGGAACCCGATCAGTGGTCGGGATCCGGCCGACGGCGCCCCTCCCCCACGGGCACGCGCGCCGAGGCGTCGATCGTCACGATCTGGGGGATCTCCGTCCGAGCGAAGCGCTCGACGTCGTGGACCTGCTCGCGGTCGTGTCCTTCGATCACCACCACGATGTGCTCCTCGCGACAACGACCCAGGATGGTCAATCGCGGAATCCGTTCCAACCGCCCCTCCACCTCGGCGGCCGTCCCGTGCTCGACCTCGACGATCCGACTCGCGACGAGCATCGTCTCCATCCAGAGGATCCGGATCTCCCGATGTCGCGCCGAGGCAGGGTGAGTCCGGAACACGCGGTTGCACAGTCGCCCACTCTTGCAGTGGAAAAGGTACGCGTTCCGGACTCCCTGCTCCGCTCGGCCGGGAGGCACTCGGTGAAGACCTAGAAGCGAACGGCCAGGTAACCCTTCGTCTCGTAGGCCATGTCGTCGTTGGCGGTGTTGCCGTTGATCAGGTTCAGCGCCCCGTCACCGGGCATGAAGAAACCGCCGCGGATGCCGACGGTGGCGCTGGGCCGGACGGCCCACGACAGGTTGTAGTCGAACTCCGAACCGATGTCGTCGGCCGCGGCGCCGTAGTCCACGATGGTCTGCTGCACCCCGTCGACCTCGCCGACGCTCCACGCCGGGATCTCCTCGGTGGCCATGAGATACGTGTAGCTCAGGAACAGCTTCCACTTCTCGACCGGCTTGACCGTGGCGTTCACCTGGAAGGCCGTGGTGTTCTCGAGCTCGCGGTAACCGCGCGTGTTCGGAGCACCCAGACCCTGCGGCGTGATGCCCTCTTCGTCGGGCATGATCGAGTCTTCCCAGACCTCGGTCAGGTAGAAGAAGCCCGAGGTGCGGATCTTGTTGACGTTGCCCTCGCCGCTGGTGACGTCGTCGTCACCACTGCCCATACCGAAGACACCGCCGAAGGCGACCATGTCGTTCACGTCGTAGTCGGCCTTCACGTAGACGTTCCAGCCGGAGATGTCGCCGTCGTTGACGTCGTTGAACTGGCGGTTCGGATCGATGATCGGGTTGTCGAGGTCGTCCTCGCCCACGAGGTAGCTCGCCTCACCCTTGATCTTGAGGTTGTCCTTCGCGTAGTCACCCGTCAGACCGATGACGTAGAGGTCGGTGACGTTCGGCGCGAAACGACTGCGGAAGTAGTTCAGGTCGTTGGGCAGGTAGCTGCCGCCGTCGTCGAAGCTCTGGTCGAGGTAGTACGAACCGAAGACGCTGTACTGCAGGTGCCGGGTCCGGTTGTGGAACGACAGCGCGAAGAGGTGGGCGTCCTCGCCGTCGGCCACGACCTCGCCCTCGGACTCGATCTCGTTGTCGGTCAGCGAGTCCAGCCCCTCGCTCACCTTCGAGTACTGCAGACGCCAGGTACCGGTGCGCGTGAAGTCGACCTGCACGCCGTCGAGGTTGTTGTCGAGGATCATCTTGTTGCCGAGCTGGTAGTGCATGCGGCCCACGCGCACGGTCAGGTCCTGGTCCGGGAACTTCAGGAATCCGTAGGCCTGATCGACGTGCAGCAGGAAGTTCGTGTCCTTGAAGTCGAACAGCTGGCTGAAGCCGTCGCGGCCACCGGGGCGATCGTTGGTGCGATCGGCGTTGTCCACGCCCCAGAAGCCCTGCGCCATGTCGAAACGCGTGGCGGCACCCACGTATTCGTTCGCGTGGAACTTCAGGTTCAGCCGGAGCATCTGCACGGCGTAGTTGTCGTTGTAGTCGGTCTTGCCGAAGAAGAAGTCCTGTTGGGACTGGGCCCAGGCCGAGTACAGACCGCTGTACTCGAAGCTCTTCTCCGCCTGCGCCGGTGTCGTCGCGATCAGTGCGATCAGCACCGCCACCGTCACCATCATCCGTCGTCTCGACATTCCGTCGCCTCCTTGAAAGCCAAGCGGGGCCGACACCGAGACGGTAGCCGGACCCAGGTACGGAAGATCGGCTCGCATCCGGCATACCAGAC encodes:
- a CDS encoding ABC transporter ATP-binding protein, translating into MIEVRGLTHRYGPLTAVRDLSFTVRRGEVLGLLGPNGAGKSTAMRAIVGLLSPTEGTIRIGGHDLADDSRAARALLGYLPEHVPLDRELRVREFLRFAARAKGVRAAQLDDEIERVIGICGLEEVRDRLIGFCSRGYRQRTGLAQALVGDPPALVLDEPTVGLDPSQIVDIRERVATLAADKAVILSTHVLSEASRLCDRVLILHHGERRAEDTPERLGEALSERPLLRIVVDPVDRAREALAPIAGLDVEDSDADSVRVRQSGDAGAADAVRELVAAGCSVHEVRPERMGLEEVFLRLVRSDPGVEVPS
- a CDS encoding beta-ketoacyl-ACP synthase III, with amino-acid sequence MMATTDRIHSGITGVGKHFPEREVTNHDLEKIVDTDHDWIVERTGIHARRFSDPGTGASELAAPAARQALEMAGVEPDELDGIIMATITPDMIFPPGACSLQRRLGTKNCFAFDLSAACSGWVYAASVADSMIRSGAADKILVVGVDVMTAIMDMTDRNTCVLFGDGAGATLFERMPAGQEGVLDVEIGADGEGGEFLYMPAGGSLKPASEATVAAREHSIYQDGQNVFRAAVDGMSRVTLDILERIGATGEEVDLFVPHQANARIIEYARRKAKLAPEKVMLTIDRFGNTTAATIPTSLCIAQEEGKLERGSLVLISTFGAGFTWGGAALRWTID
- a CDS encoding aminotransferase class I/II-fold pyridoxal phosphate-dependent enzyme gives rise to the protein MIRWPDIPYLRWARSQAEPPFPEIALTASGMAPPDPALLGHVNVADLLHFPVGDHPPLTFRLAEEWKVPPEQVLVQPGTHLSILLLLAARLGERPGPVVVEEPAYEPLWAIARALGADVLPWPRPRATSFALDPGAVDRLAAAHPSAVVLSHPHNPTGATLIDADLEALQTLQDRTSCAVISDEVYADFDADLVSPRARLADVAAVRSFTKVMGLGTLRCSGITAPRDWIERTAALTDHAAVAVPGPSQALAHRAWDQRHVLWQRARESAARGRDVVHAWSARQGGRIDAPLPTTGIICFPRLDEETHRAAVAHARRHGVQRPLGFGLDGDEDGSELWIEDLRRTHGVQLTPGAFFGDARAFRLGFGGDVEALREGLARLDDYLQQARSTATEGA
- a CDS encoding chaperone NapD, which encodes METMLVASRIVEVEHGTAAEVEGRLERIPRLTILGRCREEHIVVVIEGHDREQVHDVERFARTEIPQIVTIDASARVPVGEGRRRPDPDH